One segment of Ipomoea triloba cultivar NCNSP0323 chromosome 12, ASM357664v1 DNA contains the following:
- the LOC115999478 gene encoding methionine gamma-lyase-like, which yields MDLCDGPLMLLGPTMNAKVAFELSERIPHLGLRMKEHCNRAMQFATRLKKVGIRVIYPGLEEHPDHALFKSMANKGYGYGGLIGVDMETEERANRLMNLLQNHTQFGFIAVSLGYYETLMSCSGSSTSSEMNTEAKELAGISPGLIRMSVGYTGTLEQKWGQLEMALSRMQQDSSAGLFQKS from the coding sequence ATGGACCTGTGTGACGGGCCGCTAATGCTATTGGGTCCAACGATGAACGCGAAGGTGGCGTTTGAGCTTTCAGAGCGGATTCCCCATCTGGGGCTGAGAATGAAGGAGCACTGCAACCGGGCAATGCAGTTCGCCACGAGGCTGAAGAAGGTGGGAATAAGAGTGATCTACCCGGGGCTGGAAGAGCACCCGGATCACGCCCTCTTCAAGTCCATGGCCAACAAGGGCTACGGCTATGGCGGCCTCATAGGCGTCGACATGGAGACCGAGGAGCGGGCCAACCGCCTCATGAACCTGCTGCAAAACCACACCCAGTTCGGGTTCATCGCGGTCAGCTTGGGCTACTACGAGACCCTCATGTCCTGCTCGGGTAGCAGCACCAGCAGCGAGATGAACACCGAGGCGAAGGAGCTGGCCGGGATCTCCCCCGGGCTGATCAGAATGTCCGTGGGGTACACCGGGACCTTGGAGCAGAAATGGGGGCAGCTGGAGATGGCACTCTCAAGAATGCAGCAGGATTCTTCTGCTGGTTTGTTCCAGAAGAGCTGA